Genomic window (Calonectris borealis chromosome 18, bCalBor7.hap1.2, whole genome shotgun sequence):
TTGTAACCTCTGATCATGGAGCTGTGGTCATATAGCAATTATCGCTGATTTTAAAAGGTTACAAGAATACAGCTGTGCAATTTGTTCTGTGGGGAGAAGATGTTTAGTTACGCAGATAATCTTCCCATTTCATAATGACATTGCAACTTCCCCTTATAAGCCAATTAAAAAGGTTTTAGTACAACTAATCTCTACTTTTAAAGCAGGAGAAATTCAATGCAAGCTGAAAAACTGATCCTGTCTATACCTGAACGGTCCTGTAAAATTTCCAGATCACATCCAAAGAAGAATTTCTTTGGTGTTTTGCCCCATTTTTAAATGGAACCTCTCAAAGAACTGCAACCTTCACCTCAGCACATCTACAAGGACAAAATATATCGAAAAATCATTTCAAAATATGCCTTCCAAATTTAAAGACGCATTCATTTTCATGCTGTAGATGGGGGAGGACAGGATTGCTCCCGCAGCCTGCCCTCGGGGACACTTTTACTGTGTTCTTACTGGCGGGATGGGACCACCCCAGGGCAAGTTACTGAATAACAGAGGGAGGAGAGCGGCACGGCACAGCTCGCTCCTATCACAGGAGGCATCTCCCACATTCAAGGACAGAGCAAATACTCCACGTAAAATGCTGGAAGGGCAGGGAAATGCAGACGAAAATGAGAAAAACTAATACGAGACACACATCAGCCTGTTTCCCATCTACAGGAAGAAAATCCTGTTATAAACGTGGGCCGTAGTGTACGCTTACAAGGAGGGTAACATTTCTACAGCGTAAACACGGGCTGAATTGTCCACTTAATATCAGCTTCAGCCTTTTTTGCATGCAAGACAAACCGATCTCCAAGAAACGGGCATCCCCAAAGGCCACACGCCATGCCACGATGCTACAGCTACACAACTGACTTGACTTCTTACTCGTGATTGCGGTATCCAAATATTTTTCACGTACGGGTGCAGAGGTTTTGATCCCCCAACATACCAGCATGGCATATGAAAATTCTAGAGACGAGCCCAAGGCGCTAAGTTGAGGTCTGCGGCTGACCTGACTCTTCCCCGGGGCGTCTGGTTCAAGGGACTTGTTCAGGCTCATCCCTAACGAAAAGGCAGGACAGTTCACCTATAGTCTCGTTGCGGACACGTCTCCATACATACATGCACCCaagcacacgcacacacccaTTCACACACCCTCAAGCCTCTGGCTTGCTCTGTAACATCAACCTTACATTTATTTACAGCTTACTCTGAGAAATCTGTGCAATTTCAGCCAATCAAGCTCCCAACAAACCCTATATGGCATTTTCAGTCTCTGCTTCACATTTAAACGTTGAATGTCTTTTTCAACCAACAAAACTGATGAGAAAAAGGTAGCAGCATTTATGAAAAGATGAAGATTtataacaacaattaaaaaaaaggtaccaTTATCCCATTACGGAGCATTAATGTAGGGACTGAACAGAGAAGCTAGTGTTTGGATAGACCATGCCACAAAACGGTAGTCACCTTTTTGTGTGCGTGTTGGATCTGAAAAGGAAAGAGCACCTGAAACATGAACAGTCCTCGTAAGCATGTGCGCTTTTTGCTTTCATTCGTGATCCTGGCAGAAGTGCGAaacttgcttggtttttttcttctcttttttcctctctttttttttttagtttttttttccttttttaatttttttcttcctttttttcttttttttctttttcctctttttttggcaAAGTGCAACCACACCTGGTTACCACAGTTTTGACATGGCCGAAGGTGCAAGTGTGACGAGAAACCTCGAGTTCAGTTCAGGGTTCCCCTGCAGTTCTCAGAGCCACATAGACATGGGATTTTTACATCCTCAATTGGAAACTTGTAGTCATAGGTAATTTCCTCATTCACATTGATGTGCTGTTTGGAGTAGATGACGATCTTCTTTTGAGACTCCACTGTGATCACTTTAGCATAACAATTTGGCTGCAAGGGTGACAGAACAGGTAACGATTTAGGCTCCCGATGGCCACGGCTTCCCAGCCTCCACACAATTATTCCAAGCTAAAATAGAGCAGGGCAGTCCTTTCCCTAGACAGCCTCAGCCACGCTTCCAGAGCCTGGACCCAGGGGAAGCTGAGAGAAGGCGGCGTGAAGCCAGAAAACAGAGCAGCCCTCCTTGTGCTCCTCCAAAATATCCACATTTTGGTCATTTGTGGTGCAAAAGAGCCTGGATGATGCTCCACCAAGTTTGTCACAGGCTAAGAGCAGCTCAACTAATGCTTAATAATTTGGTCAGGCAGCCAAGCCTTTGAGTGTAGactgcagcacagagcagaggggaaagcaGCTCCTCTACCTGCTGGGGCAGAGAATACTTTTCCCATGTGGACACTAGAAGGAGACTATTCCCACAGACTAACAATGCTAAAATGTGGtttgttttaaggaaatatttgttGGATATGTTTGAACAGTGTCTGTCAGGGTCCCCCAACACAGTCAGGAGGATTCTGAGTGTACTCTGTCTCGCTGCGTGTTTCATTTCTCATGTCTCTCAGATCTCTCTATGCTAGTTTAGATTCTGCATAGATTTAGATTCAGCTCATTAACATTTAAACATAGCCCTGTGACCCCCTGCTACTTCTGAACATGGCCCCAATCAAAGTTAGCAAGGACTCAATGGGTTTATCTGTATGTCAGAGTACAATTATATGCAAAAACATGATACTTACATTGCAGCTGTGATTAATAAACCTGGCGAAGTTTCCGCATTTCGTGGCATCGATGATCGTGTCATGATCGACTCTGAACATGTAACTGCTTCCGATGCCTTCATCCTCATATCGCTTTTCACGCATGTCAGCAATGACCTACAGAAAACCCCACATGTAGTGTCAGGACACGCCGCAGAAGTGATCTGTGAGCAGAGATCTACACAATGCTCACATGAGCTGTGCTTGTGCCACTCAACAGATACATGATCCCAAACAGCCCAAGAGAACACAGACCTAATGAAAACACAGAAGTTCAGGATGGGCTTCCTGAGAGCTTATCTCCTAAGGGTTTAAGTGCTTAGTTTCTATGGGTTGTTGAAAATCCCACCCTTGTACCTCCAAGCCATATGCCAACCTCTGCCTAGCTCACGTAGCTAACGCCTTACAGCAGGGACTCCAACCCCAGCTGTCATACTCGAGCACTttcagggctggtttttttctcagatttcacCCACAGTCCAGCTTACCTGCCTGATGTTCTGACCCACGTATTCAATCACCATCTCATCAGCTGCAATGGGCTCCATAGCAAAAAGGCCCCAGTCATGAATGTGGCTCTTACAGAATTTTAGTTTTTTCTTCCGGAACTGCAtgaagaaaacaccccaaaaccccaaccctggATTAGCCAcagcacagaaagggaaaggTCGTCCCTGGGTCCAGCATCCGCAGCACGCTCCAAGCCACAAGCAGTGCTGGGGTACTTCAACCTGATTTAGTTTCCTTCTGTCCTGTGGTGACAGGAAGGCAGGACAGAGGTCATGGGAGGTCCCACAAAGTTGCAGTACTTGGGTTTTTACCACTGACCACACACTGGAGAGAACAGACCCTTTGAGGCCATCAGTCTCTGTTCTGCATAACCCTGAAGGCTCCGACTAGGGCTCAAGCTCTGTAATCATCATATACTTACTTATGGCCATTTATCAGCCAGCTCATGTCTCTGCTTCTCACAAGTGAGCACACCGGACTAAGTGTCATGTTTTCCCTGTGACTGCTCTGTTCCTATTTCTTTAGgtaaattatttgtattacacGTTGTATTAAGTTGTATTGTCATATCAAGTTGTATCACATGAAGTACAGGAGAGCCAGGTGCCATTCAATCCTCTGGCACACACAGCGGTGCCCAGTGCTGAGATGGCCATCACCAAGGTGAGACCAAACTGGCAGGAGGTCCCCTGCCCTGGCCTCAGCCTGCTCCCAACCAGCCCCTGTGCAAAGCAGCAACCCACAGGGTGACCTACCTTGAGCTGGTTGAACTTGAGCAGGTCACTGTCACAGCTACCAgtgaaggaagagaggagcctgcGTTGCTCTGACCGCCTCTCGGAGCCAGCCCGGGTGGAAGCATGAGGTTGGGCAGGGATGCTCATACCCTGAGAGGACAAATGGGTGATCAAAGCTGACCCAACGGACCCGACACCCTGCAGCCTCCTTGTGAGCAATCCCTTGTGCTACAACACATCACCAGAGAACACGTGGCCTCCTAAAACATCCCACATCAAACACTATCACCTCCCTAGCAGCTCCCGGATGACCAACTCGATGCAGGTGTAGCAACAGCTCCACCTCCCTCCTTGCCAAAAGCCAGGAAGCCACCACTGTGCATGACACCGTTTAAAACCAAATCCCATTCACACCCTGGCAGCCAGCAGAGGACATGTCCTCACCTGCGTGTCAGCTGGAGGCTCCTCCGCAAAAGCTCGGCTATTGTTGAGGTATTTAAGTTTGTCCTTCTTATCAATTTTGTAATAGCCTTCACTTCGTGCACAGCCCGTGACGTGCTCCCGCATCCCATCATCCCGCTTCTTTTTCTTGGGGGTAGAAAAGCTAGTGGGTGGAAACAAGTTAAGGAGAAACACAGCCACCGGTGGGTATCAGACAAAACTTGCTACAGCTACATGGAGCTAATGCCGGGAGCTTGGAAAATTAGGAAGGTTTTGGCGGGGTTGCAAAATTAACAAtactattgaaaaataaaaaaacatcacTGAAGTCCACATGCCTACAGGAAAACCAAGCACGGTCTTTCCTTCTTAGCTGCATGCTTTGGGAAACTAAAGTAAAGAGAGAATgaaaatttaaacataaaaaggtTAAGCTGTCAAGAGAAACCTGTTTGAGAAAGGATTTCCCCACAGCACCTACTACGTacacaggcagcagctgcccagccaTCTGGATGTACCACCTTCTCTGTTTTGAGCAACACGCTTTTGTTCTACCTCCAGAAACTCCCTGCAGCCACCACAAGCCCCGAAGACACCGCACTGATCTCACAGCAGCAATCGTCCCCACCGACTAGGGCTAGAAGCAGTACAGATGGGCAAGCAAAGGGCTTGCAGACAGACGTTGCTCTCACCAGCCTCGGTAAATCAGGTCCTTCAGACCCTGATGGGAAGGGTAAGACCCTGTGCAGATGTTTCAAACCCCCACTGTCCTGATCAGTCAAGAAAACCTGCAGCTGGCCTGGCAAGGACTCACTGCATTGAGCACGCAGAAGGCATCGTCAGGTCTTTGGCTTCTGGAAGGACAGTGGAGCTGTACTACTGGCAGCTCACTCGAAAAACACAGCCACAAAGCCTACGATGACTGAGATCTACCCCAAAATGCTCCCTGTAATAACATATCCTTAACATCAGAAAACTGAAGCAGAGGGACCATAAAAAGCAAGAAGTGATGGCCTTGAAATCAGAGTGCTGAGCTGTGAGCTTGCTGCAAAGCAGGTGAACCCTGCAGGTACTTTCACACCTATCGTGCAGTGTAGCACCGGATGAACCAGCAACTGGCTGCAgatgatttttaaatagtttaaaaagtGACTGTAAATTTGCTGTTACAATAGTCCTTATCAACAGGGAAACAGATTTCAAGTATTTCCAATACGTAAGTTGCCAAATGCAAACACATTTAAGCGCGTGGTCACAGGCAAGCCTTACCCTCAGCCGTCCCATTCTGCCTttcgctggctgtgctcccccaccaCTGCGGGGCTGGTTACTCCTGCCTTGAAACTGGTTTGTTTTTGGAACTGCTTCCCCAAATGGGGCAGATACAGACTGAGAATTACCGGGGATGATGCATTTCATCAACGTTTTAGAATACTTCctttaaacaattaaataaatcCACTTCAAGACTATTGCACTGGtatgaaaaggcagaaaattataAATTTAATCTTAGACGTTGCCCGTTGAgatgcagagaaagaaaggataaaaaacgCACAGCTCAGCACTGAGCTCTACTTGCTTTTTGTTAGTATCATATCACTGACTATTTTAagtggtttgggcttttttgctcttgctttcgTGTCTTGTAGGGAGTAAGGGATGAGGTATTTTAACTCCACACAATCTCTAGCAACACACGAGGTGGTGCATTTGTCTTCTTTAACATATAAATCCGTATATCCTTCCTAAAAACATTACTAGAGAGTTCTTAGGTTATGAGAACAGCCTTTTAGGCTCTGTTCTGGAGATCACTACTGGTGGCTGTACACGTGTAGAGCCTTGTTCTGAGGCAGCTTGTGCGTCCCAAAAATGCTCCCAAAGATTCAAAgctccagcctctgctgctgATTACCAGATcatgggcagggaggggggggacGGGGCCAGACTCTgccccaccagcaccagcacacgGGCTCCTCGCTGCAGCACTAGCAATACATTCCCCcacccagcctggggctgtgTCTGTCCCTTATGTGCCGTTTAGAAACCATTGCTTTTATTAGTATTTCAAACTCAAAGCAAGTTAAAGCCGCTAGCACCACTAACTCATTATTTTGGGCACAGATGGTGAGATTATTTTTACAGCAAGTTTTAGCCCCAAGTTAAAGCCCTGTATGTGCAGACTAGAAATTCCACaggcaagctgaaaaaaaagtctggtttaAACGCACACAGAAGCTTCTCAAACTAGCAAGGAAATCTCCCCAGAAGAGGTGCATACAGATTTTCCCTGCAGTCCTAGATTGAAAATGCAGCAAGAACAGccatttctgcagtatttttgtaTTGCAGCTTCAGGGAATAAAACAGTCTAAAATTCCCTGCTGATATAAGCAATTGGTATTCTAGTAAGCAAATGCTTCTTCCATCAGCAAACTTAAGTCTTGTGCATTGTAAATTTTACACAACGACCATCTAGTGCACCTTACGCATGTTGTGCAACACAGAGCGCCAGTGAGAAAGGATATAAGGATGGAATACCCACAGGGTGTCATTGAGCCAGTCCATACCATTGTCCTGCTGTAACAATCGGTCATATGTGATACACATGAATTTGATATCTTCCTCATCTATGCCTCCGTTCCAAATATCATACAAAATGGTCATCTCCTCAAACTCGGAGCGTGGCCTGAACTGAGGCCGGGGTGGGGAATACTCAGGGGAAGGAATCACTGGGAGGTCCTCAGGTGTCTTCTTCTGCCTTCGCCACTGTCTTTTAGGTTTTACGTGAGCTTCTTCTTCCTTGAAATCTTCATTCCACTGGTTCTCCAGTTCCTTAAATGGCAGTTTCTCTGCAACTGTCTCAGCTGCTATTTTCTCGTGGAAACCGTcattcctgaagtccagggtgaCGGCTTCAGGGTCTTTCAGTCCATAGAAAGCATCAGGATGTCCACTCAACAGCTCTTTGCCCACAGCACTTTCCACCAAGGCCACTGGCACAGGAGGAGGTTCTATGGTTTTGCCCGAGTACACATCCAACGAGAGGACAGAAGGTGGTGACCGTTTTGGCCGACCTGGCCTCCTTTTGGGAAGAACAGAAggtggtgggggaggaagaataGAAGCACCAGTGGGTACTTCTGGTGAGAGCAAAACAGATTTTACTTCTGCCTTGCACTCCTCAATGGGCATTCTTCCATCTCCATGCATGCATGGCAGGGCTGCTACAGGTATTGGCTCATCAGGTGGCAAACCCATGTCTGTGTGGAAATCTGCTTGTGGGGGGCTGGCAAAGGGGATAGGGGAAGGAACACTGTTCATGCTGATCGTAAGGGAAGCACCAAGAGGCTCTTTAAAGGGTTTCTCATCTAGCTCATCCTCTGACTGTTTCTTGCCAGACAGAAGGCAAGGAATGGtagcaccagcctctgggaaagtAGGTGTGAAATTGAAATCTCTCCCAGGAGTCCGAGGAATGCCACTGTTAATGCCAGGAGATTGGGATGGGTAGGAAAAGGGGCTCCCTGGGACTTGAGGGGAACTGAGGGTCAAGCTGCTTCCCGTAAGGGGAGCATCGCTTCCTGGCGTGGCTGGAACAGTGTCCGTGCTCTGTGATTTCGCAAGGGGGTGTGAAGACTTGGCCAAAATGTCCCGCCCAGGAGTCCTAGGAATCTCCTCTTCCACGGACGTTTTGGTCACCATTAATTGTTCAGGGAACTTTTCTGGAGGGACTAAAGATTCTTCTTTACCAGGAGTCGATGGTAAGGGAAGCATGGAGGATGGCACCTTGTGGGCTGGAAGCAAAAGAGTATCAGTCTCTGAAAGGATCATCACCTCCCGTCCAGGTGTGCGAGGCAGCCGGTTGTCCTCCTCCGCTGCCGAGGGCAGTTTTGTTTTAACACGAGCTTCTAAGCTGCTGTCGTCAGACTTGCTAAAGAAGCTGCTTTTATTGGGCAGAGGTTCTCCAAAGACTCCCACTGGCGTCGAGAGACAGAGCGCCTCCTCCTCATCTTGAGATTCAGGCTTTGGACCTTCCTGCACCTCTGGCTCCAGCATGGTAGCGGGTTCAGACTCTTCctctgaaagggagaaaagagaggagaatCAGGAGCTTTGCTTCCACTCGTTTACTTGCCACTTGCCAGTAAAGGCATGTTTAAGATGCCGCAATTACAGAACAGCTCAGTTCCACTGGGAGGCTTTAAAAACTTCAATGCTTTACATTTTGGAGGCAGTGTGTGGAGTAATTAGACGCTACCACAGACATCCCTAATGGACCATTAAAAAAACGCACTATTAATTTGAGGATGAGCTATGACACAGGCCAGAATGAaggttttctgctttcaaaaccCCTGACCATGTTTTGTACAGGCATAAAAAGAATTAGCGGATTGTGGGGCAAGGACTTCGGAGGAGAGCTGTCAGAGCCCCAAGCTATCAGCTTTTCCAATGTGGGAAGGTAAACTAATTGCAAGGCCACGAAGCACCCTCAGCTCTCCAAGGAAGGAGCAGTGAAGGGAGGAGCGTGAACAACACATGAAGGAAACAGGAAGCCCTTGTAATGAATGAGGAGACACTCAGATGGTATCAATGAGGCAATTTATATGCTGCGCTCTCTGCAGCAGGCTCATTTGTCTGGAGTTTATTTACCCCCTTAGGGCCAGGGCCAAAAGAAATCAACAGTGAATCTTGTTAGGCAgctcaaaataacattttcaagtgGGAGAGCAAAAGGAGGTGAAAATGCCTGGAGAGTTGGAAGGGAAGCGTTCCCCATTTGTGCTGAAAGAACTGAAGAGTCGCTGGAGAAGGGTCCGATCCTTGTCACTCCTGTACGACCGGGCTGGACTGCACAAGAAGAATGCTGCAGTTTGAGCTTGTTCCCACAGTTTACCTGTAAAGCTCATTCCACATGTCAAGGTGCCCAAATGCAGGTCCCCCCAGATTTATGTCCTTTCTGGACACCGACCTCTTCCAGAAAGGATCTGCGCCCAGTTTAACATTTGCCTCTTTATGGCTTTCAGATTTTATGGCAGACAAGGAGTGCTAGCCTGTGCAGGGACTGGATCTCCAGCTCTCCAAGTGGCAAAATACTGCCCAGTCCTCAGACACCAGTCCTGCCCAAGGCTCACACTGCAGGCCACACTAGATGTGTTCTCCCTGTTGGCTccagtttttaactttttaattccCCCCTAGCTGCAGAATTTGTCAACCTTTATGCATTTCAATCCTGTTTTAGTAAAACGTTTCTAATTTCCTAATTGGGTTAAATACAACTCTGTATTGAATGAAGAAAATTTCCTTCTTCCAGAAAACCAGGGAGTATAACTCATTTGAAAGGActaagtaaaaaaaccccacaaataatGATATCAGGAACCACATATAATTCTGAGACTCCACTCATATGCTCCATATAGCTTCCCAGTCACATACTGCTTCAGTATTAAACCCAAAAAGAGCCAGTAGTGACTCATTAAGCACAGATTCCTGTTCTGTTTTAGCAGCCATGGATTTTCTATCTTGAGCTTCAGCCACTACACCATCCAATCAGTCACCCTCGGACGATGACAACTGTTCAGTTCCTGTAGGACACTAACTAAACTGGCCTAGGATAAGATTCCGGATACAATAACCACAGTATTTTTAGTAGCAGATGGCTTGTGTAGAGCTCCTTACTAGGAAGTGAAGTTCAGCACAGACCTCTTTCCCTGTACAGATAACCCCTAGCCTAGAGCCAAGactggaggaagaaagagaacaagTGAAATACAAAACCATACATATTGCATGCTGTGAGAATACTGTACTTGGAAACGTGGCAAAAAATGCCACACCACATGGAAGGGCATACCTGGCCTACAGATGGGAGACAGCGCAAGCTTTGTCTCCTGGTCTCTTTCCATAACCAagtgtttcagtgtttcagcagCAATAGATGCCTCTGGGACTTCACCACATTCACTTTCCCCTGCCTTGATTTCTTCCATGCCTTCATCTTTCACTGCCAAAGCTGGCTCTGTGAGTCCCAAGCCTGTTGCATCCATGTAGTCATCCACAGGATACAGCTCCAAAATAGTCTCCCTCTCATCATCAGGAAGCTCATGACCAGCAGGTTCATGCTCTGTCTCAGCAACCATGGCTTCTCGGTCTTGATCTTcagccacctcctcttcctcttcctcctcctcatcttcatcatcatcatcctcatcttcatcatcCGAGTCTGAACTCGACTCGAATTCAGACGAATCCTCACTTTCATCGGATGATTCAACTTCAGCCTTGGAAGACGAGGGACTTGCTACATCTACAAGAAGAACAAATTACCATAAGTTCCACTTTCTGACTTCATTAAACAATCAGGGTCTACTACAGAAGCAAGTTATCACTTCCACACTGTAACAGCATGGAAACAGCATCAACAGCAGTGTGGGGGTTTGAAGGAGTCGCCTCccagtttatttatttttgcagagacTTATAAACCATGTATTTGGATGCTTACAACAACCACCATACAACAGGCAGTTCCATGAGCAGCTAGAGCTGGCACCCTGCTCACGTGGGTCTCTTGGTAGATTGCCTCTTTACTGGAGTTGTACTAAGATTTTCTGCTGCCTTCACACACAGCTTTAAAATGTGGAAACCACCACCTTCCACAGCAGGAACTGATTGATAGGACAGAAAGTTATTAGTGGCTAAATTACCCCTGTTTGAAATGTGGTCCCTTCTCCCAGCCTCATACGTTTCATAAAACAGGCACAAACTGAGCTGCCCCTCTGTCAAATTGGGTGAGATCATCCAGGGGCTGGAGAGCTATTGCAAAGGAACCCACAGACTGAGGGATCATGGAAGCCTCACAGGTAACAattaaaaatacctgtatttttaaTACCTAATGTTTGCATTATCTTGTATAAAACCGCCCTTCAGCAAAAGAaggtgcaaaaataaaaaaaaacagctcaCAAGTGCAAAAGGGAGACCACACCTGACCTGAAGGCTATGCTTGCTGCCTCCACGGGAACCGCTTACCCTCCTCGgagtcctgctcctcctccttgtCACTTGTGTCTATGCctgtctcctcttcctcatcatcttcatcctcatcttcatcatcatcttcatcctcctcatCGTCTTCATCCTCCtcatcatcctcctcttcctcctttgcaaGAAAGCATTGCCAAAAATGAACATTGTCTGACTCTGAGACCTGGCTGTCATTGTAGTAACCATCAGCGACTCTCAGGGACACTGATCAGAGAACCTGAAGAGAGAACAATCTTACAGAGGTTCTCTTAGGACGGACCCTAATAGGAGTGCTCATCTTCTAGAGAAGGCAACTTTGGCAGCTGGAATTACTAGGCCACTTTTTAATGACCACATTCAAAACTGCAATCACAAACCTTGCCAGGTGCTGCTTTCACCAAGcctccctcttcttcctgctcctcttccttctctgaggaggactcttcctctttccctgacGTCtcatctccctcttctccctcgcTGTCGAGCTCCAGCGGCCTTGCTGGTCGCCGCCTCAGCCCCACTGCTTCTGCATCCTTCTTTGACAGGTCAGATGTTGTATCGGAAGCATCCCTGTCCCTCTCCGACTCTGGTGAGCAAAAATAAGAAGGAAACTGCCATCAAATACCTTGCAAGGGAGGGAAAGAGTTGACTACATAATAGAAACTTTTTCTTAGGGAAGATCAAAGTTAGGAGCAACGTGCCCATGTGATATGTGAGTCCCTGGGCTTACAGGGGCTTACTAATTTCACAGTGCAAGTGAGGGCGAGACTGGGTGCAGGGTGTTGAAATGCCAAGGACGGCAAAATGCAGGTGGCCAAAGCTGACAAGCTATAGGCAGAACAGCTAGAAGACATGGCACGACTGAGATCAGAACAGGTAAGCTGAATTTAAcacctttttgttttatttaagtgcTTTACTAAACCCTGCTTCTGTACTTTGGCTTCAAAACCAGTTGTTAGTTTGAATCAACTTTATGGCACAACCAACCTGAATCCACTTTTTTATGCAAAACAAAGGGGATTCAAGGCTTTGTCTTATCTCTACTCTTCCCTGCTtccaggaaaaaatgttaaaatattttcaaatagatttttctggcaagtaagtttgttttgtttttaaaatcaaacgcAGGGCAAACTGTCTCTTACGTGCTTTTTCCCACAAAGCACCCAGTGAGCTGCAAGCACGCCCCTGGAACAGTCCATGAACTCATCTGAGCTCCCTCTACTGGGTGACCAGCTCTGCATCAGCAGAATTAAAATAGGTTATGAGTTATTCATAAAATGTGGGTCTTAAACTTCCCGCCAGTGAAT
Coding sequences:
- the SETD1B gene encoding histone-lysine N-methyltransferase SETD1B isoform X1, with translation MSFREIKAGEKAKHPEDHGKKQSSSWINGMENSTQASTSVEKRNHHWRSYKLIIDPALKKGQHKLYRYDGQHFSMPNSGIAPVDCVRDPRIGRIWTKTKELELSVPKFKIDEFYVGPVPPKQVTFAKLNDNIRENFLTDMCKKYGEVEEVEILYNPKNKKHLGIAKVIFATVKGAREAVQHLHNTSVMGNIIHVELDTKGETRMRFYELLVNGLYTPQTLPVGTEQDVSPTVNETLQLTDSLKRLKDSSLSSAGSSVTPNSSTPFSHDTAYSSCRQDTPNSYSQFTPQSQGTPHTPRLGTPFSQDSTYSSRQTTPVYHFGQDSGYKPRRHETKFTDAYNRRPGHHYVHNSAGVYRGTEHQFSTYKSHPQEPVQFSHTPPLSHSSSSSYKSAFSPYQAPAVFPQSDEQQFPQTSRETEYRRPAPPPAEMVVESSAATNIDFVPVKEKQEEPPPLPDSNSVPEPSTASFSQTPERSETPGTPTMESEMQHNSLDSRIEMLLKEQRTKLPFLNEHDSDNEVRMEGSPISSSSSQLSPIPMYGSNSQPGYRGQTPSSRPSSTGLEDISPTPLPDSDDDEPIPGMASLSQNSRGTSEASMTPIDQLSRTSKIETSEAKEMVPGDQTPTSEKMDEGQHSSGEDMEISDDETNPAPITSAECAKPIVVNSSVSNTAVMAPSIPPMPPPGFPPLPPPPPPQPGFPMPPPLPPPPPPTHPAVTVPPPPLPAPPGVPPPHILPPLPPFHPGMFPVMQVDMISVLGNQWGGMPMSFQMQTQMLSRMMQAQNTYQYPPFMTGRMQFVNLPPYRPFSMGAALGRGQQWPPLPKFDPSVPPPGYEPKKEDPHKATVDGVLLVIVKELKAIMKRDLNRKMVEVVAFRAFDDWWDKKERLAKASLTPVKSGGELEEKPKPKDRITSCLLENWNKGEGLGYEGIGLGIGLRGAIRLPSFKVKRKEPPEAASAGDQKRIRPSTSVDDEDEESERDRDASDTTSDLSKKDAEAVGLRRRPARPLELDSEGEEGDETSGKEEESSSEKEEEQEEEGGLVKAAPGKEEEEDDEEDEDDEEDEDDDEDEDEDDEEEETGIDTSDKEEEQDSEEDVASPSSSKAEVESSDESEDSSEFESSSDSDDEDEDDDDEDEEEEEEEEVAEDQDREAMVAETEHEPAGHELPDDERETILELYPVDDYMDATGLGLTEPALAVKDEGMEEIKAGESECGEVPEASIAAETLKHLVMERDQETKLALSPICRPEEESEPATMLEPEVQEGPKPESQDEEEALCLSTPVGVFGEPLPNKSSFFSKSDDSSLEARVKTKLPSAAEEDNRLPRTPGREVMILSETDTLLLPAHKVPSSMLPLPSTPGKEESLVPPEKFPEQLMVTKTSVEEEIPRTPGRDILAKSSHPLAKSQSTDTVPATPGSDAPLTGSSLTLSSPQVPGSPFSYPSQSPGINSGIPRTPGRDFNFTPTFPEAGATIPCLLSGKKQSEDELDEKPFKEPLGASLTISMNSVPSPIPFASPPQADFHTDMGLPPDEPIPVAALPCMHGDGRMPIEECKAEVKSVLLSPEVPTGASILPPPPPSVLPKRRPGRPKRSPPSVLSLDVYSGKTIEPPPVPVALVESAVGKELLSGHPDAFYGLKDPEAVTLDFRNDGFHEKIAAETVAEKLPFKELENQWNEDFKEEEAHVKPKRQWRRQKKTPEDLPVIPSPEYSPPRPQFRPRSEFEEMTILYDIWNGGIDEEDIKFMCITYDRLLQQDNGMDWLNDTLWVFHPSTSFSTPKKKKRDDGMREHVTGCARSEGYYKIDKKDKLKYLNNSRAFAEEPPADTQGMSIPAQPHASTRAGSERRSEQRRLLSSFTGSCDSDLLKFNQLKFRKKKLKFCKSHIHDWGLFAMEPIAADEMVIEYVGQNIRQVIADMREKRYEDEGIGSSYMFRVDHDTIIDATKCGNFARFINHSCNPNCYAKVITVESQKKIVIYSKQHINVNEEITYDYKFPIEDVKIPCLCGSENCRGTLN